In the Arachis ipaensis cultivar K30076 chromosome B10, Araip1.1, whole genome shotgun sequence genome, one interval contains:
- the LOC107623749 gene encoding uncharacterized protein LOC107623749 isoform X2: MSFFLSPSTSFFRHCRHSSRPTISLCHPLRRTSPLLVVLLLRFLSHAGISKPMRRCGMVVDFYASCFLTVSQSSTATTLRWCFALNRKLADKIAASDYYVVVSNFFYD, encoded by the exons atgagcttcttcctctctccaTCCACGAGCTTCTTCCGCCACTGCCGCCACAGCTCGCGTCCCACGATCTCTCTCTGTCATCCCTTGCGTCGCACGAGCCCCCTCCTTGTGGTTCTGTTGCTTAGG TTTCTATCACATGCTGGTATCTCGAAACCGATG AGACGCTGTGGAATGGTGGTTGACTTCTATGCTAGTTGCTTTCTTACAGTGAGTCAGAGTTCAACAGCAACCACCTTAAGATGGTGTTTTGCTCTTAATAG GAAGCTTGCAGACAAAATTGCAGCTTCTGATTACTATGTGGTTGTTTCGAACTTCTTTTATG ATTGA
- the LOC107623749 gene encoding uncharacterized protein LOC107623749 isoform X1, producing the protein MSFFLSPSTSFFRHCRHSSRPTISLCHPLRRTSPLLVVLLLRFLSHAGISKPMRRCGMVVDFYASCFLTVSQSSTATTLRWCFALNRLQAGETEPSLCHSRWILAAHGALPELIKGTQESDPSLLHHVII; encoded by the exons atgagcttcttcctctctccaTCCACGAGCTTCTTCCGCCACTGCCGCCACAGCTCGCGTCCCACGATCTCTCTCTGTCATCCCTTGCGTCGCACGAGCCCCCTCCTTGTGGTTCTGTTGCTTAGG TTTCTATCACATGCTGGTATCTCGAAACCGATG AGACGCTGTGGAATGGTGGTTGACTTCTATGCTAGTTGCTTTCTTACAGTGAGTCAGAGTTCAACAGCAACCACCTTAAGATGGTGTTTTGCTCTTAATAG GTTACAGGCAGGAGAGACAGAGCCAAGCCTCTGCCATTCAAGATGGATTCTAGCGGCCCATGGGGCTTTGCCGGAGCTAATAAAAGGAACCCAAGAGTCAGATCCAAGTTTATTGCACCATGTTATTATATGA